ACCTGCAATCGGGTGACGAAGACCTCGCCCGCACCCAGTTCACGCGCCAATTCCACGAATGGATTCGCCAAGGCGAGGCAGGTATCGACGACATTTCCCGCAACATGCACGCGATCCTCAAAAAGTCGCCGTTGTTTCGATTCGACCCGCTTCCCGCCTTGGAATGGGGCATCGCGATCGCCAAGACCCGTCACATCGAAGTGGCCCTGGAATTTTTGCACATGGCCAGCCACCCGGACCACCCGCTACCCGCGGGCCTGGCCTCGCGTCGCGACGACCTGATCACGGACTTGGAATCCCGGCAAGCTCTGGCTTCACCGCCCAAGGCCGCTCCGCACATTCCACCAGCGCCTACAGCCAACCCGCATGCCCCACCCCAAGCCTCGCGTCCAGCCCCGGACAACCGCGATTGGCTGATCCATTGAGCATTGCCACCCGCCGGAAGCTTTTCTAAGATTCCACGCCTTCGCACCCTGGTCCCAATTTCGGGAAAGGAAACAGCGGGCTTCGCTTTATCGGGCGGAGAACGATCGTGCGGGATACAACGAAGGACGAATCAATGGCCCAGCTGCTGTACGGGACCGAAGAAGACTTGCTCGAAATCGAAGGCAAGATCTCCACGCGTTCCGCCGAAGAGAACGAAGCCCTCCTGAACGCCTACTCCGCCACTCTCGAAGGCGTGGAAGAAGGCAAGATCGTCGCCGGAACCATTCTGGAATACGACGACACCAACGTGATCGTGGACATCTCCTTCAAGTCCGAAGGCGTGATCCCCCGCGGTGAATTCAAGAATCCCGAGGAGCTCCAGATCGGCGCCCACGTGGACGTCTACATCGAGCAGATCGAAGGCGACGACGGCCAGATCGTGCTCTCCAAGCAGCGCGCCGACTTCATGAAGGTCTGGGAACGCATCCGCGACGCCTACGAGACCGGCGAAGTTGTGGAAGGAACTCTGCTTCGTCGCATCAAGGGCGGCATCGTGGTCGACCTGTTCGGCATCGAAGCCTTCTTGCCCGGCTCGCAGATCGACCTGCGCCAGATCCCGGACATGGACGCCCTCATCGGCCAGACCATGGGCTTCCGCGTCATCAAGGTGCACAAGAGCCGCCGCAACATCGTGGTCTCTCGTCGTATCGTGCTGGAAGAAGAACGCGGCCGCCTCCGCGACCAGATCATCGACACCCTGGAACGCGGACAGGTTCGCGACGGCGTGGTCAAGAACATCACCGACTTCGGTGCGTTCATCGACCTCGGCGGCGTCGACGGCCTATTGCACATCACCGACATGACCTGGGGTCGCATCAGCCACCCCTCCGAGCTCGTCCACATCGGACAGAAGCTCACCGTCAAGGTCCTGGATTTCAACGATCGCAAGGAGCGCATCTCCCTGGGCCTCAAGCAGCTGCAAGAGCACCCTTGGAAGACCGTCGCCACCAAGTACCCGGAAGGCGCTCGCGTCAACGGCAAGATCGTCTCGATCACCGACTACGGCGCGTTCATGGAGCTGGAGCAGGGCGTCGAAGGCCTGATCCACATCTCCGAGATGAGCTGGACCCAGCACGTCAAGCACCCGTCGCAGGTGGTCAAGGTCGGAGACATGGTGGAAGCCGTGGTTCTGCGCATCGACACCGAAAACGAGAAGATCTCGCTGGGCATCAAGCAGATCGAGCCGGATCCTTGGTCCACCATCGAAGCCGACCTCCCGCTCAACACGGTCATCACCGGTCAGGTCCGCAACTTGGCTCCGTTCGGCGCCTTCGTGGAAATCAAGGAAGGCATCGACGGCCTGATCCACGTGTCCGACATGAGCTGGACCAAGAAGGTGAATCATCCTTCCGAAGTTCTGCAAAAGGGCGACACCGTCACCTGCATGGTTCTTTCCGTGGACAAGGAAAAGCGTCGCATTTCGCTTTCCCTCAAGGCCATGGGCGAAGACCCCTGGAAGGTCGTCCCCAACAAGTACCCGCTCGGCAAGCAAGTGGAAGCACCCATCGTGCGCCTCTTGGACCGCGGCGTCGTGCTGGAACTGGAAGAAGGCATCGAAGGATTCGTGCCCCTCTCCAAGCTGACCGAAGAGCCCATCAAGGTGCCCGCCGAAGCGTTCCGCGTCGGCCAGACCGTGAAGGTCACCGTGGTCGAACACGACGTGGAGAGCCGCAAGCTCACCCTGTCGGCGATCGACACCTCGACCGACTGGCGCTCCTACGTGCAGGGCTCCCGCGCCGACGACAGTCGCACCACCTTGGGCGACATCTTCCGCGCCGCCCAGCAGGCCCAGCAGCAGTAAGATCCACGCGGGGCGCAAGCCTCGCGACGGATTCTGACCCAGGCCCCCATCGGCTTTCCGCCGGTGGGAGCTTTTTCATGGCCTCCCCTTTGTGGAGGCCCCACTTGGAAAACCTGTGGAGAGAAACCATGAGCGAAGTGATCGACCGCGACAACGCCGAGCATTACGTCTGGGGCGGTTCCTGCGACGGGTGGCATCACCTGTCCAGACAAGACCTGTCTGCCATCCAGGAGCGGATCCCGCCGGGACTTTCCGAGGTCCGCCACTACCACCAACGCGCCCGGCAGCTGTTCTTCTGCCTTTCCGGCACCCTTTCCATCGAGCTCGACGGCACGCCCCACCGCCTGGCTGCCGAACAATCCCTCGAGGTCCCTCCGGGACTCCCCCACAGCGTTTCCAACCAGGGCGATGTCGATGCCTGGTTTCTCGTGATCTCGAGTCCTGCCACCAAAGGCGACCGGATCGAGA
This DNA window, taken from Fibrobacterota bacterium, encodes the following:
- a CDS encoding 30S ribosomal protein S1 gives rise to the protein MAQLLYGTEEDLLEIEGKISTRSAEENEALLNAYSATLEGVEEGKIVAGTILEYDDTNVIVDISFKSEGVIPRGEFKNPEELQIGAHVDVYIEQIEGDDGQIVLSKQRADFMKVWERIRDAYETGEVVEGTLLRRIKGGIVVDLFGIEAFLPGSQIDLRQIPDMDALIGQTMGFRVIKVHKSRRNIVVSRRIVLEEERGRLRDQIIDTLERGQVRDGVVKNITDFGAFIDLGGVDGLLHITDMTWGRISHPSELVHIGQKLTVKVLDFNDRKERISLGLKQLQEHPWKTVATKYPEGARVNGKIVSITDYGAFMELEQGVEGLIHISEMSWTQHVKHPSQVVKVGDMVEAVVLRIDTENEKISLGIKQIEPDPWSTIEADLPLNTVITGQVRNLAPFGAFVEIKEGIDGLIHVSDMSWTKKVNHPSEVLQKGDTVTCMVLSVDKEKRRISLSLKAMGEDPWKVVPNKYPLGKQVEAPIVRLLDRGVVLELEEGIEGFVPLSKLTEEPIKVPAEAFRVGQTVKVTVVEHDVESRKLTLSAIDTSTDWRSYVQGSRADDSRTTLGDIFRAAQQAQQQ
- a CDS encoding cupin domain-containing protein, translated to MSEVIDRDNAEHYVWGGSCDGWHHLSRQDLSAIQERIPPGLSEVRHYHQRARQLFFCLSGTLSIELDGTPHRLAAEQSLEVPPGLPHSVSNQGDVDAWFLVISSPATKGDRIETP